A window from Longibacter salinarum encodes these proteins:
- a CDS encoding FKBP-type peptidyl-prolyl cis-trans isomerase yields MAQAKKGDEVRVHYTGKLEDGTVFDTSAEGEPLSFTIGENRVIPGFEQAVLGMEPGDSKTEEIDPDQAYGSHREDMVMELEKSQIPDEVEPQVGQQLQLRLDNGQTVPVLITALGEDTVEIDANHPLAGRTLTFEIELIDIDENGASDEGGNIVTP; encoded by the coding sequence GTGGCACAGGCGAAAAAAGGAGACGAAGTCCGCGTTCACTATACCGGGAAACTCGAAGACGGTACCGTATTTGACACGTCCGCCGAGGGCGAGCCGCTGAGCTTTACGATCGGTGAGAACCGCGTCATTCCGGGATTTGAGCAGGCGGTTCTTGGCATGGAGCCCGGCGATTCCAAAACGGAAGAGATCGATCCGGATCAGGCGTACGGTTCCCACCGTGAGGACATGGTGATGGAACTGGAGAAGTCGCAGATTCCGGACGAGGTCGAGCCGCAGGTTGGCCAGCAGCTGCAGCTCCGTCTCGACAACGGCCAGACCGTTCCGGTGCTCATCACCGCGCTCGGCGAAGACACCGTCGAAATCGACGCGAACCACCCGCTCGCCGGACGGACTCTCACATTCGAGATCGAACTCATTGACATTGACGAAAACGGGGCAAGCGATGAAGGCGGCAACATAGTCACGCCGTAA
- a CDS encoding Brp/Blh family beta-carotene 15,15'-dioxygenase, with translation MSDFHAEAHHHEVTLRSPRIYVTVLGITLACAAIGAWGGLSLGPAAFAVLMVAVVVTGIPHGAVDHIVAAQLYGLSSSLRDQARFYGFYLAMMAVYGALWFVVPAWCLAAFLVMTMYHFGQADLAYWSLPSVTARVLYLSRGLLLVGLPIAAFPGIVDPIFDAIAGVQVSSWPYVATQSAWVCAALIVQHIVMLAVLLPQTPERPDGWWREFVNTAALSALFLTVHPLVAFAVYFGLWHSLGHILELVRFFNRTGEPTSLPGFYKKAALYTIISFAGLGLLYATTQSFGFEDQMVALLFILISVMTLPHMIIVEHLYQQPETSGTSPREVAA, from the coding sequence GTGTCTGATTTCCACGCTGAGGCGCATCACCACGAGGTAACGCTCCGATCGCCTCGCATTTACGTGACCGTATTAGGGATCACCCTCGCCTGTGCAGCGATCGGGGCGTGGGGAGGTCTTTCGCTTGGCCCCGCGGCATTTGCTGTGCTGATGGTGGCCGTGGTCGTGACGGGGATTCCCCATGGAGCGGTCGATCACATCGTCGCGGCGCAGCTATACGGTCTGTCCTCATCGCTTCGCGACCAGGCGCGCTTCTACGGGTTTTACCTCGCCATGATGGCGGTGTACGGTGCGCTCTGGTTTGTCGTGCCGGCCTGGTGCCTGGCCGCCTTTCTCGTGATGACGATGTATCATTTCGGGCAGGCTGACCTCGCGTACTGGTCGCTTCCGTCCGTGACAGCACGGGTGCTGTACCTCTCCCGCGGCCTGTTGCTGGTGGGGCTTCCCATTGCGGCCTTTCCAGGGATCGTCGATCCGATCTTCGATGCGATCGCTGGCGTCCAGGTCTCATCCTGGCCCTACGTCGCGACGCAGAGTGCATGGGTTTGCGCCGCATTGATCGTGCAGCATATTGTGATGCTGGCAGTGCTGCTTCCACAGACGCCGGAGCGCCCCGACGGCTGGTGGCGCGAGTTTGTGAACACGGCCGCACTGTCCGCTCTTTTCCTGACCGTCCACCCGCTTGTTGCCTTTGCCGTTTACTTTGGACTCTGGCATTCACTCGGTCACATTCTCGAGCTCGTTCGCTTCTTTAATCGCACCGGCGAGCCAACATCCCTTCCCGGATTTTATAAAAAAGCGGCCCTCTACACGATCATTTCGTTCGCCGGCCTGGGCCTTTTGTATGCGACGACGCAGTCGTTCGGCTTTGAGGATCAAATGGTCGCGCTTCTCTTCATCTTGATCAGCGTAATGACGCTTCCACATATGATTATCGTCGAGCATCTCTATCAGCAACCCGAAACGTCGGGTACGTCGCCCAGAGAAGTCGCGGCGTAA
- a CDS encoding TolC family protein, whose amino-acid sequence MYGPLRFCVTLLLLCATSVMQPVAAQVSSTEESPADTLTLEAAVQEALEANYDVQVARTDAAIAENNVTLGNAGYLPRASASGQASQSIANSTVEFGGSQQTDSGVVSTNYNAGAEARWTLFDGFRRGATYDRLQAERSQQQAATREQVELVVADVVVVYSDVARLQQQVDVFEEAVSISEERLRIAQLRKDLGSASDLEVRQAVVDLNTDRADRLRIRADLTAARSRLARLLGRTAPDGPPVSSDVALDPNLQEARLRDIAQSQSPALRQAEQAVAVAREEVAEERSDWFPSLDLFGGYSYARTENGAGAFQFNEASQFEYGASLAFTIFDGFERERRVENAELRVQAAKYRQSDAEARLAAEITGAFEQYRNRLAVVELEQENVTAASANVDIALERFRLGTITSVELREVQQQRIRAESRLLDARFEAKQAEIELLRLSGQLVDGP is encoded by the coding sequence ATGTACGGTCCCCTTCGTTTCTGCGTCACCCTGCTCTTGCTCTGCGCGACTAGCGTGATGCAACCGGTAGCGGCACAGGTTTCGTCCACAGAAGAGAGTCCGGCGGATACGTTGACCCTGGAGGCGGCCGTTCAGGAGGCGCTGGAGGCCAACTACGACGTGCAGGTTGCCCGCACCGACGCGGCCATCGCCGAGAATAACGTCACGCTGGGGAACGCGGGATATCTACCACGCGCATCAGCAAGTGGACAGGCCTCGCAGTCCATCGCCAATTCGACGGTCGAGTTTGGAGGCAGTCAGCAAACGGATAGCGGTGTGGTGTCGACAAACTACAATGCCGGGGCCGAGGCGCGTTGGACGCTCTTCGATGGCTTTCGCAGAGGCGCCACGTATGATCGTCTACAGGCCGAGCGCAGCCAGCAGCAGGCAGCCACCCGGGAGCAGGTCGAACTCGTCGTGGCGGATGTCGTCGTGGTGTACTCCGATGTCGCACGCCTGCAGCAGCAGGTCGATGTCTTCGAGGAAGCCGTGTCGATTTCAGAAGAACGTCTCCGCATCGCGCAACTGCGAAAAGATCTGGGGTCGGCGTCCGACCTGGAAGTTCGGCAGGCCGTTGTCGACCTCAACACCGACCGTGCTGACCGTCTCCGCATCCGCGCCGACCTGACCGCCGCACGTTCTCGTCTAGCGCGACTCCTCGGACGCACTGCGCCTGATGGACCACCCGTGTCCTCGGATGTCGCTCTCGACCCCAATTTGCAGGAGGCTCGCCTCCGAGACATTGCGCAGTCGCAGAGTCCGGCCCTCCGCCAGGCCGAGCAGGCCGTCGCCGTCGCTCGTGAGGAAGTCGCAGAGGAGCGAAGCGACTGGTTTCCCAGCCTCGACCTGTTCGGCGGCTATTCCTACGCCCGCACCGAAAACGGGGCCGGCGCCTTCCAATTCAACGAGGCTTCCCAGTTCGAATACGGCGCATCACTCGCCTTCACGATCTTCGACGGGTTCGAACGTGAGCGGCGCGTCGAAAACGCCGAACTCCGTGTGCAGGCCGCCAAATACCGCCAGTCCGATGCAGAGGCACGGCTCGCGGCTGAAATCACCGGAGCCTTCGAGCAGTACAGAAACCGTCTTGCCGTCGTCGAACTCGAGCAGGAGAACGTCACGGCGGCCTCTGCCAACGTCGACATCGCCCTCGAACGGTTTCGCCTCGGCACGATCACGTCCGTCGAGCTACGAGAGGTACAACAGCAACGAATCCGGGCTGAGAGTCGGCTGCTTGACGCACGGTTCGAAGCCAAACAAGCGGAAATCGAGCTTCTTCGCCTGAGTGGACAATTGGTTGACGGTCCGTAG
- a CDS encoding fasciclin domain-containing protein, producing the protein MFTRFASRTLAALTLLFFFAVPAQAQDMGEEPGTIVEVAQSNENFSTLVSALKAAGLVETLQGEGPFTVFAPTNAAFEKLPEGTLDNLLKEENKDQLTAILTYHVAPAKAMAKDVVGMDEAPTVQGQPVQIMVEDGTVMLKGQNTATVTTTDIQASNGVIHVIDTVLMPPASDEMQEGDMGGGER; encoded by the coding sequence ATGTTTACTCGCTTTGCTTCGCGCACGCTTGCGGCACTCACTCTCCTCTTCTTCTTCGCCGTTCCCGCTCAGGCCCAGGACATGGGAGAAGAGCCAGGAACCATCGTTGAGGTTGCCCAGAGCAACGAAAACTTCTCGACTCTCGTGTCAGCCCTGAAGGCCGCGGGACTCGTGGAGACGCTACAGGGGGAAGGTCCGTTTACGGTTTTCGCACCGACGAACGCTGCCTTCGAAAAACTACCTGAGGGTACTCTCGACAACCTGCTCAAGGAGGAAAACAAGGATCAACTAACGGCGATCCTTACCTACCACGTGGCCCCGGCGAAGGCCATGGCGAAAGATGTCGTAGGAATGGATGAGGCTCCGACCGTTCAGGGCCAACCCGTCCAGATCATGGTCGAAGATGGGACGGTGATGCTGAAAGGCCAGAACACCGCGACAGTGACAACGACCGATATTCAGGCGTCGAACGGTGTCATTCACGTCATCGACACGGTTCTCATGCCACCTGCTTCTGACGAAATGCAGGAAGGTGACATGGGCGGTGGAGAGCGTTAA
- a CDS encoding efflux RND transporter permease subunit, which produces MSLYSLSIRRPVLSTVLSTMIIIFGAVGFYFLGVREYPSVSPPVISVTTEYRGANADVIDSQITEPLEEQINGIDGIRTISSVSRAGRSTVTVEFDLGADLERAANDVRDRVSRARRVLPTDAEPPSVSKSDADAPPIVFLNIKSDQRNLMELTEIADKRFKERLQTIEGVSRVDVWGEKTFAMRLWFDPGKLAAYNLTPLDIRSALDRSNVELPSGRIEGESIELTVRTMGRLETVEDFESLILKQSESGETVRMKDVGRVEIAPRNMRTLLQRDGIPMVGVVLRPLPGANYIDIVDQFYERLETIKADLPTDLELGIGFDNTEPIRQSIDEVQQTIFLAFLLVVFIIFAFLRDWRSTVIPLLVIPVALIGAFFIMYMAGFSINVLTLLAIVLAIGLVVDDAIVVLENIYSKIEEGKPPIEAGIEGTREIFFAVIATSIALVVIFTPIVFMGGLTGQLFQEFGLVIAGAVAISSFVALTLTPMLSSRLLKQREEKPWIYRKTEPFFQWLTDAYRRTLQAFMEVRWISGVVLIAVIALTATYWWSLPQELAPLEDRSGVRLFATAREGATYNYMDGFVDRLISTVNDVVPEEDQSALITVTSPGFGASTSVNSAFGFARFVDPSERETSQMEYADRLQAAVSKLEGARTFVSQEPTISVGFSSGLPVQYVLQAPSVDRLREVLPTFLERAEEQPELAFVDVDLKFNKPELQVRIDREKADNVGVSPLDVAQTLQLALAEQRVGYFVRDGEQREVIAAVEKSRSNEPVDLTGLFVRTASGEPIMLDNLVTVSEEATPPQIYRFNRYMSATVSARPAPGYTISDGITAMDRVANDVLDPSFSTALDGQSRDFQETSNQLLYVFGLAIILIYLVLAAQFESFRDPFIILLTVPLAMVGALFGLAVFGQTLNIFSQIGLIMLVGLVAKNGILIVEFANQRKAAGLSIRDAIEDAAVARFRPILMTALSTTLGVLPLALGLGSGAQSRVPMGVAVIGGLVIGTLMALYIIPAAYSYLTSEDAGPVLATVSPDSATAPTSGDTGDGIPAEDVDTRQPQSESPGSQR; this is translated from the coding sequence ATGTCGCTCTATTCTCTTAGCATTCGCCGCCCGGTGCTCTCCACCGTGCTGTCGACGATGATTATCATCTTCGGCGCGGTTGGATTTTACTTCCTGGGCGTCCGCGAGTATCCCTCCGTGAGTCCGCCGGTCATCAGCGTCACCACCGAGTATCGGGGCGCAAACGCGGATGTGATCGACTCGCAGATTACCGAGCCGCTCGAGGAACAGATCAACGGCATCGACGGCATCCGGACGATCAGCTCGGTCTCCCGCGCCGGTCGCTCAACCGTCACCGTTGAATTTGATCTGGGAGCTGACCTCGAACGGGCCGCCAATGACGTCCGTGACCGTGTTTCCCGAGCTCGACGTGTTCTCCCGACCGACGCCGAACCTCCGTCGGTTTCCAAATCGGACGCGGATGCCCCGCCGATCGTTTTTCTCAACATCAAGAGCGATCAGCGCAATTTGATGGAGCTCACGGAGATCGCGGATAAGCGGTTCAAGGAGCGATTGCAAACGATCGAAGGTGTGAGTCGGGTCGACGTCTGGGGCGAAAAGACCTTTGCGATGCGCCTCTGGTTCGACCCCGGAAAGCTGGCGGCGTACAATCTGACGCCGCTCGATATCCGCTCCGCGCTCGACCGGTCGAACGTCGAGCTTCCATCCGGGCGTATCGAGGGCGAGTCGATCGAGCTCACCGTCCGCACGATGGGTCGCCTTGAAACCGTTGAGGACTTTGAGAGCCTGATTCTCAAACAGTCTGAGAGCGGTGAAACGGTCCGAATGAAGGATGTCGGCCGCGTTGAAATCGCCCCCCGCAACATGCGGACACTTTTGCAGCGCGACGGCATTCCGATGGTCGGCGTCGTGCTTCGACCGCTGCCCGGCGCGAACTACATCGACATCGTCGACCAGTTCTACGAGCGGCTCGAGACGATCAAGGCCGACCTGCCGACGGACCTGGAGCTCGGCATCGGGTTCGACAACACGGAACCGATCCGGCAAAGCATTGATGAGGTTCAGCAGACCATCTTCCTCGCGTTCCTGCTGGTCGTCTTTATCATCTTTGCCTTCCTTCGCGACTGGCGATCGACCGTCATACCGCTCCTCGTGATTCCCGTCGCGCTGATCGGGGCGTTCTTCATCATGTACATGGCGGGCTTCTCCATCAACGTGCTCACGCTCCTTGCCATCGTGCTCGCGATCGGCCTGGTGGTCGATGACGCGATTGTGGTGCTGGAGAATATCTACTCGAAAATCGAGGAGGGGAAACCTCCGATCGAGGCCGGCATCGAGGGGACCCGCGAGATCTTTTTTGCGGTCATCGCGACATCCATTGCGCTCGTTGTCATCTTTACGCCCATCGTCTTCATGGGCGGCCTGACGGGACAACTCTTCCAGGAATTTGGTCTCGTCATCGCCGGGGCGGTCGCGATTTCCTCGTTTGTCGCGCTGACGCTGACGCCGATGCTTTCGTCACGCTTGCTGAAGCAACGGGAGGAGAAGCCCTGGATTTACCGCAAGACAGAGCCGTTCTTCCAGTGGCTCACGGATGCCTACCGTCGCACGCTGCAAGCCTTCATGGAAGTGCGCTGGATCAGCGGTGTCGTGCTGATCGCTGTCATCGCTCTCACCGCGACCTACTGGTGGAGCCTGCCACAAGAGCTCGCGCCACTGGAGGATCGGAGCGGCGTCCGCCTCTTCGCCACCGCCCGCGAAGGCGCGACGTACAACTACATGGACGGCTTCGTCGACCGGCTGATTTCGACCGTCAACGATGTGGTGCCTGAGGAGGACCAGTCGGCGCTCATCACGGTCACGTCTCCTGGCTTCGGCGCGTCGACCTCCGTGAACTCGGCCTTCGGTTTCGCCCGTTTCGTCGACCCGAGCGAGCGCGAGACGTCGCAGATGGAATACGCAGACCGGCTTCAGGCCGCCGTTTCGAAGCTTGAGGGCGCGCGAACGTTCGTGTCGCAGGAGCCAACGATCTCCGTGGGCTTCAGCAGCGGACTTCCCGTACAGTATGTGCTACAGGCCCCAAGTGTCGACCGGCTCCGGGAGGTCCTTCCGACCTTCCTGGAGCGCGCCGAGGAGCAGCCAGAGCTGGCGTTCGTGGACGTCGATCTGAAGTTCAACAAGCCGGAACTTCAGGTCCGGATCGACCGCGAGAAGGCAGATAATGTTGGCGTCTCGCCCCTCGACGTGGCGCAGACGCTCCAGCTGGCCCTGGCCGAGCAGCGTGTCGGCTACTTCGTCCGGGACGGCGAACAGCGTGAGGTCATCGCCGCCGTAGAGAAGTCGCGAAGCAACGAGCCCGTCGACCTGACCGGCCTCTTCGTGCGCACGGCCTCGGGCGAACCGATCATGCTGGACAACCTCGTGACAGTATCTGAGGAGGCGACGCCACCGCAGATCTATCGATTCAACCGCTACATGTCTGCGACGGTGAGCGCACGACCCGCGCCCGGCTACACGATCTCCGACGGCATCACGGCAATGGATCGCGTCGCGAATGACGTGCTGGATCCGTCGTTTTCCACAGCCCTTGACGGGCAATCGCGCGACTTCCAGGAGACATCAAACCAGCTCCTGTACGTGTTCGGGCTGGCGATCATCCTCATCTATCTCGTCCTGGCCGCTCAGTTCGAAAGCTTCCGCGACCCGTTCATTATTCTCTTGACGGTGCCGCTTGCTATGGTCGGAGCCCTGTTCGGCCTCGCTGTCTTCGGTCAGACACTCAACATCTTCAGTCAGATCGGACTGATCATGCTTGTCGGCCTGGTTGCCAAGAATGGCATTCTGATCGTGGAGTTTGCGAACCAACGCAAAGCTGCTGGATTGTCGATTCGCGACGCCATTGAGGACGCCGCCGTCGCGCGCTTCCGGCCCATCCTGATGACCGCCCTCTCCACAACGCTCGGCGTGCTGCCGCTCGCTCTGGGGCTGGGCTCCGGAGCGCAAAGCCGCGTTCCTATGGGCGTGGCTGTGATTGGCGGGCTCGTCATCGGTACACTCATGGCACTCTACATCATCCCCGCTGCGTACTCGTACCTGACCAGCGAAGACGCCGGACCCGTACTCGCGACGGTCTCGCCAGATAGTGCCACCGCCCCGACCAGCGGCGACACCGGCGACGGCATTCCCGCAGAGGACGTGGATACGCGACAACCACAGTCCGAATCGCCTGGGAGCCAGCGGTAA
- a CDS encoding efflux RND transporter periplasmic adaptor subunit, whose protein sequence is MSESPTSSTDASSDDRIGTSRLVVIGAVAILLVGLAIPRLFASSSEGNGNQGGGSGAPLGVDIFVAQPTRVTETLQTSATLRANESVELTSEASGKVTSIRFEEGSRVRAGQLLLTINDAELQAERKRLEYRLQLAEDREERQQSLLDRGGVSQEEYDAVANEVSVLRAELDLVEARIEKTEIRAPFAGTIGLRNVSEGSYISPQTTISTLQALNPMKVDLAVPEQYAGRIQPGQTISFRTRGTDRAFEGDVYAVEPRIEPSTRTLRLRARADNGDGALRPGAYADATIRLGTVPDALMVPAMAVLPTLGGQRLFVKENGTAQPRNVSLGVRTDSTVQVINGLAPGDSVITSGIQNLRAGLPVTPDK, encoded by the coding sequence ATGTCTGAGTCTCCTACTTCATCGACCGACGCCTCTTCGGACGATCGCATCGGGACATCCCGCCTGGTCGTCATCGGAGCCGTTGCCATTTTGCTCGTCGGCCTTGCCATTCCACGCCTCTTTGCCTCGTCCTCTGAAGGCAATGGAAACCAGGGTGGCGGGAGCGGAGCCCCCCTCGGCGTGGACATTTTTGTCGCGCAGCCAACCCGCGTCACTGAAACTTTGCAGACGAGTGCAACGCTGCGAGCCAACGAGTCCGTTGAACTCACCTCGGAAGCCTCCGGCAAGGTCACATCGATTCGGTTCGAAGAAGGCAGTCGAGTCCGCGCCGGACAACTGCTTCTGACAATCAACGATGCGGAACTGCAGGCCGAGCGCAAGCGACTCGAGTACCGACTCCAACTGGCCGAAGATCGTGAGGAGCGGCAGCAAAGCCTGCTTGATCGCGGCGGCGTGAGCCAGGAGGAATACGACGCGGTCGCAAACGAAGTGAGCGTTCTGCGCGCAGAGTTGGATCTCGTGGAAGCGCGCATCGAGAAGACTGAAATCCGGGCTCCCTTTGCGGGCACCATCGGACTCCGCAACGTGAGCGAAGGCAGCTACATCTCGCCCCAGACGACGATCTCGACGTTGCAGGCGCTGAACCCAATGAAGGTCGACCTCGCCGTGCCCGAACAGTACGCGGGACGCATTCAGCCCGGACAAACGATTAGCTTTCGCACCCGCGGCACCGACCGCGCCTTTGAGGGAGACGTTTATGCCGTCGAACCGCGCATTGAGCCCTCCACTCGCACGCTTCGCCTCCGTGCTCGCGCCGACAACGGGGACGGAGCCCTCCGTCCCGGAGCGTACGCGGACGCGACAATTCGTCTCGGCACCGTTCCCGACGCACTGATGGTCCCTGCCATGGCCGTTCTCCCCACACTCGGTGGTCAGCGTCTATTTGTAAAGGAAAACGGCACCGCCCAGCCCCGGAATGTATCGCTTGGTGTCCGCACCGACTCGACGGTCCAGGTCATCAACGGCCTCGCCCCGGGAGATTCGGTGATTACCTCCGGCATCCAGAATCTGCGCGCAGGCCTCCCGGTCACACCGGACAAGTAA
- the serC gene encoding 3-phosphoserine/phosphohydroxythreonine transaminase yields the protein MQVTDPTSNASAPTDGSERQFNFSAGPAVLPEEVLLEAKNELPVYDHVGASVMEISHRSAAYDKIEESAREHMKKLLGLSDDWHVLFLQGGASMQFYQVPLNFLPEDGSADYVITGRWGTKAIKEARRVGDVRVAASSEDDDFSHVPPVEEWDLNPDASYVHITTNETVNGNQFQKDPNLDVPVVTDASSELLSRPMDLDGYGMIYAGAQKNVGPAGVTIVLIHDDFLQQRKQPLPTMLDYGTHAAKRFNTPPVFPIYMVEKVLRWLDDLGGVDAIHAINQRKSQKLYNAIDGSDFYRGTVDEDSRSMMNVTFRLVEEDLEPVFIKKAKENGLLSLGGHRTVGGMRASLYNALPEEAVDTLVAFMKEFERTHG from the coding sequence ATGCAAGTTACCGATCCTACGTCGAACGCCTCCGCTCCGACCGACGGAAGCGAGCGTCAGTTTAATTTCTCCGCCGGCCCCGCCGTGCTTCCTGAGGAGGTACTTTTGGAGGCCAAGAACGAGCTTCCCGTGTATGACCACGTGGGGGCGTCCGTGATGGAAATCAGTCACCGCTCTGCCGCGTACGACAAGATCGAGGAATCGGCGCGGGAGCACATGAAGAAGCTCCTTGGCCTCAGCGACGACTGGCACGTGCTCTTCCTTCAGGGCGGTGCGTCAATGCAGTTCTACCAGGTGCCGCTCAACTTTTTGCCGGAAGACGGCTCCGCCGATTACGTCATCACCGGGCGCTGGGGGACCAAGGCGATCAAGGAAGCACGCCGAGTCGGGGACGTTCGCGTCGCGGCATCGAGTGAGGACGACGACTTCAGCCACGTCCCGCCGGTCGAGGAATGGGATTTGAACCCGGATGCTTCGTACGTCCACATCACGACGAACGAAACGGTCAACGGCAACCAGTTTCAGAAAGACCCGAACCTCGACGTCCCGGTCGTAACCGACGCATCCAGTGAGCTGCTCAGTCGTCCAATGGATCTGGATGGCTACGGCATGATCTACGCCGGCGCTCAGAAGAACGTCGGTCCCGCTGGTGTAACCATCGTCTTGATCCACGACGACTTTCTGCAGCAGCGCAAGCAGCCGCTTCCGACGATGCTCGACTATGGGACGCATGCGGCGAAGCGATTCAACACACCGCCCGTATTCCCAATCTACATGGTCGAGAAGGTTCTCCGCTGGCTCGACGACCTCGGTGGGGTGGACGCCATCCACGCGATCAACCAGCGCAAGTCGCAGAAGCTGTACAACGCGATTGACGGCAGCGACTTCTATCGTGGAACGGTCGACGAAGACTCGCGCTCAATGATGAACGTCACGTTTCGCCTCGTGGAGGAAGACCTCGAACCGGTGTTCATCAAGAAGGCGAAGGAGAATGGACTCCTTAGTCTCGGCGGTCACCGCACGGTCGGCGGCATGCGTGCTTCGCTCTACAACGCGCTGCCGGAAGAGGCGGTCGATACACTTGTCGCGTTCATGAAGGAATTTGAGCGCACACACGGCTAG